The Citrifermentans bemidjiense Bem genome window below encodes:
- the pilQ gene encoding type IV pilus secretin family protein gives MTRYQCRILCHAVALIVLLTISAGCVKRMTAANEPAQAEASAFATLKSVTVSADATSVELVSDKPITYTSYKGGDPTQIIVDISQTEPGAVTSPIEVNRGNIKQIEVERQPLGGSVLTHLRLVLTKDVDFAVATDPSDKSRLKIYLPVVEPEAKAEPAEVKEAALSESRIDEKTLSPAAAAAPAVEASAPIKAEAMAAQTAAPAAVPKATTAAVAQPKAGAAPEKSGGAEGGRGLNAVITGADGVDLSIQGGVQTFNSFKLIKPDRIVLDLFKVKNSLPQNVVPVNAFGIANARVGSTPDKVRVVLDAAGDSLPPYEVVKSDLGVKIRLKGKTPAIAKAPAVEAPAAAAAPAPAPATRPAPAPAPATRPVPAPAAAKLKSEVPHSRQTKGALEGIEFKVVDGVSRVSMKLFGTCEPGQPLRGPHGVTLSIANCQVPKQLQRALDTTQFGTPVLSVTPYQVKVKGSTVTKVLVKLRGNPEFSTSRKGDLLLWDFVNPGPVAAPKLPAAPPAPKARAKASAEPRVAEELTPTPARTSDDMAVQLPSDRPAKKVYTGRRVTLEFSDADVRKIFQLIAEVSNLNFLIADDVTGTISIKLVNVPWDQALDVILDAKGLAMVREGNIVQIKPRSKMQNQADEELAAKKAAERLMELKTMVFEVNYASVNDVAMQFGMLKSDRGVITKDERTSRVIVKDIQTALNDMKALLKTLDAPEKQVMIEARIVEATSTFTRDLGVQWGLSYRDGSASVAGINSVDTGFGGVVSAAGPGSSGAGGLGLGMSFGKLTSNIKLDMRLAAAATIGQVKIISTPKVVTLNNKAAKISQGQSIPYQTTSAEGTKTEFVEAALTLEVTPHITADGSVSMKIKASNNSPGTGSPPPINKKEATTELVVSNGDTTVIGGIYVDSDTESDTGVPFLSDIPLLGWLFKSNSKQKTKTELLIFITPKIVL, from the coding sequence ATGACAAGGTACCAGTGCAGAATTCTATGTCATGCCGTGGCACTCATCGTTTTGTTGACCATTTCCGCCGGATGCGTGAAACGGATGACCGCTGCGAACGAGCCTGCCCAGGCAGAGGCCTCCGCCTTTGCGACACTCAAGTCGGTCACGGTGTCGGCCGACGCCACCAGCGTGGAGCTGGTCAGCGACAAGCCGATCACCTATACCTCCTATAAGGGGGGCGATCCGACCCAGATCATCGTCGACATCTCCCAAACCGAGCCGGGGGCTGTGACTTCTCCCATCGAGGTGAACCGCGGCAACATCAAGCAGATTGAGGTCGAGCGCCAACCTTTGGGCGGGAGCGTGCTGACGCATCTAAGGCTCGTCCTGACTAAGGACGTCGACTTCGCGGTCGCCACCGACCCCTCGGACAAGAGCAGGCTCAAGATCTATCTCCCGGTAGTGGAGCCCGAGGCGAAGGCCGAGCCGGCCGAAGTCAAGGAAGCCGCGCTTTCCGAGAGCAGGATCGACGAGAAGACTCTTTCGCCGGCCGCAGCTGCCGCGCCCGCCGTTGAGGCCAGCGCTCCCATCAAGGCGGAAGCCATGGCGGCACAGACCGCCGCGCCTGCCGCGGTGCCCAAGGCAACAACCGCAGCTGTCGCACAACCGAAAGCTGGTGCCGCCCCCGAGAAGAGTGGCGGCGCAGAGGGGGGACGCGGTCTCAACGCCGTGATCACCGGGGCGGACGGTGTTGATCTCTCCATCCAGGGGGGGGTGCAGACCTTCAACTCCTTCAAGTTGATCAAACCTGACCGCATCGTCCTCGACCTCTTCAAGGTCAAGAACTCGCTTCCCCAGAACGTGGTGCCTGTCAACGCCTTCGGCATCGCCAACGCCCGGGTGGGGTCGACCCCAGATAAGGTGCGCGTGGTGCTGGATGCAGCGGGGGACAGCCTCCCTCCGTACGAGGTGGTCAAGAGCGACCTCGGGGTGAAGATCAGGCTCAAGGGAAAGACCCCGGCCATCGCCAAGGCTCCGGCTGTTGAAGCCCCGGCAGCGGCGGCCGCCCCGGCTCCGGCTCCGGCAACACGCCCCGCCCCGGCTCCGGCTCCGGCAACACGCCCCGTCCCGGCGCCGGCAGCAGCGAAGCTGAAGTCCGAGGTTCCCCACTCCCGCCAGACCAAGGGGGCGCTGGAAGGGATCGAGTTCAAGGTGGTCGACGGCGTTTCCCGCGTCTCCATGAAGCTCTTCGGGACCTGCGAGCCCGGACAGCCGTTGCGCGGGCCCCACGGGGTAACGCTCAGCATCGCCAACTGCCAGGTACCAAAACAACTGCAGCGCGCGCTCGACACCACCCAGTTCGGCACACCGGTGCTCTCGGTAACGCCTTACCAGGTGAAGGTAAAGGGGAGCACCGTTACCAAGGTCCTGGTTAAGCTGCGCGGCAACCCCGAATTCAGCACCAGCCGCAAGGGAGATCTGCTCCTTTGGGACTTCGTGAACCCGGGTCCGGTAGCGGCTCCCAAGCTCCCTGCCGCACCGCCTGCTCCCAAGGCCAGGGCCAAGGCTTCTGCCGAGCCCAGGGTCGCCGAGGAACTGACCCCGACGCCGGCGCGTACCAGCGACGACATGGCGGTTCAGCTTCCCAGCGATCGCCCGGCCAAGAAGGTCTACACGGGGAGGAGGGTGACCCTCGAATTCTCCGACGCCGATGTGAGGAAGATCTTCCAGTTGATCGCCGAAGTAAGCAACCTGAACTTCCTCATCGCCGATGACGTCACCGGGACCATCAGCATAAAGCTGGTAAACGTACCATGGGACCAGGCCCTCGACGTGATCCTCGATGCCAAAGGGCTTGCCATGGTGCGCGAGGGGAACATCGTTCAGATCAAGCCCAGATCCAAGATGCAGAACCAGGCCGACGAGGAACTCGCTGCGAAGAAAGCGGCTGAGCGTCTGATGGAACTGAAGACCATGGTGTTCGAGGTGAACTACGCCTCGGTGAACGACGTGGCGATGCAGTTCGGCATGCTCAAGAGCGATCGCGGCGTCATCACCAAGGACGAGCGCACCAGCCGCGTGATCGTAAAGGACATCCAGACCGCTCTCAACGACATGAAGGCGCTCCTGAAAACGTTAGACGCCCCCGAGAAACAGGTGATGATCGAGGCCCGCATCGTCGAAGCCACCTCGACTTTCACCCGCGACTTGGGCGTGCAGTGGGGGCTTAGCTACCGCGACGGCTCCGCTTCGGTTGCTGGCATCAACTCGGTAGACACCGGTTTCGGCGGAGTTGTTTCAGCGGCCGGGCCGGGCTCCTCTGGTGCAGGCGGACTCGGGCTCGGCATGTCCTTTGGCAAGCTGACCAGCAACATCAAACTCGACATGAGGCTTGCCGCGGCCGCGACCATCGGGCAGGTGAAGATCATCTCCACCCCGAAAGTCGTCACTCTGAACAACAAGGCCGCGAAGATCTCACAGGGGCAGTCCATACCATACCAGACCACCTCAGCCGAAGGAACCAAGACCGAATTCGTCGAAGCCGCCCTGACCCTCGAGGTAACCCCGCACATTACCGCGGACGGCTCGGTCAGCATGAAGATCAAGGCTAGCAACAACTCGCCCGGCACCGGGTCGCCCCCTCCCATCAACAAGAAGGAGGCGACCACCGAACTGGTGGTGTCCAACGGCGACACCACGGTCATCGGTGGCATCTATGTCGACAGCGACACCGAGTCCGATACCGGGGTCCCGTTTCTTTCGGACATTCCGCTTTTGGGTTGGCTCTTTAAATCCAACTCCAAGCAGAAGACCAAGACCGAACTGCTGATTTTTATTACGCCTAAGATAGTTCTTTAA